A window of the Sporohalobacter salinus genome harbors these coding sequences:
- the folB gene encoding dihydroneopterin aldolase — MSDYIRLEGLEFYGYHGALVEEKELGQRFIIDLELEIDLKEAGRTDQLDKTINYAKVYQTVKKVVEGEAYDLIESVAEEIADRLLTDYSMLKGVLIRVKKPEVPIPGVLDWVEVEIERDNKS, encoded by the coding sequence ATGAGTGATTATATACGACTTGAAGGACTTGAATTTTATGGTTATCATGGAGCTTTGGTTGAAGAAAAAGAATTAGGGCAGCGGTTTATTATTGATTTGGAGTTAGAAATTGATTTAAAAGAAGCAGGAAGAACAGACCAACTTGATAAAACAATCAATTATGCTAAAGTTTATCAAACGGTAAAAAAGGTAGTAGAAGGAGAGGCGTATGATTTGATAGAATCAGTAGCTGAAGAGATTGCTGATCGATTATTAACAGATTATTCTATGCTAAAGGGAGTATTGATAAGAGTAAAGAAGCCTGAAGTGCCGATTCCTGGAGTTTTAGATTGGGTAGAGGTAGAAATAGAGAGAGATAATAAGTCATGA